A region of the Salvia splendens isolate huo1 chromosome 11, SspV2, whole genome shotgun sequence genome:
TGGAAAACTTTATGAAGGAAAAAGCTGCATCTGATGATGACAGCTCAGATGATGAGGACGTTGTTGACGTAGGAGAAAAGGATATggtggttgaggaggaggatccGGATTGGCCACTGGATACCGAGGTGGGATGGGGGATCAGAGCCTCCGAGTATTTTGATCAACACTCGATAAAGAATGTAGTAGGCGAAGATGGCACAGAGATCGACTGGGAGGGAGAGATTGATTATGGATTGGTGAAAGAGATCAACTGTCTTGAGTGGGAGAGCTTTGCTTTCCATCCCAGCCCTCTCATCGTTCTTTTCTTCGAGAGATACAAAAGGCAAGGACACAATATACAAGATTGATACTTTTATCTTCATCAATTGAATATGAATTCAGCAAGTTTCTAGAAATTATCAAGGGCTTTAGGATCATCGCAAAGTCTCAAATTATCTTAGTAAACGAAATATTACCATTTATCTATCTAGGATAGTTTGAATCTTGAGATGTGTTCATGAATGATTGTTCCTATTTCAGGGCAAGTGATAACTGGAAGGTCCTGAAAGAGTTGGAAAAAGCAGCAGAGGTTTACTGGAAAGCTAAAGACCGATTACCTCCTCGAGTTAGTGAAATTTCTCCATCGCCTTATTGCTTTCTTTTGTACATATCTCTTATGGTGGATATACCTTGCATGTATGAACTCAATTTAAATACGCAGACAGTGAAGGTGGATATAAATATCGAGAAAGATTTAGCATATGCACTGAAAGCTGAAGAATGCCCGCAGTTACTCTTCTTACGCGGAAACAAGATATTACATAGAGAGAAAGGTAAAGTTCGTTTATAATTGTATGTATAAATGAGCTTCCTTGATTTCTTTCATTAAGGGTTGGGATTTGGCATGATCTGCAGAGTTTAGGTCAGCAGATGAGCTGGTTCAGATAATTGCGTATTTTTACTATAATGCGAAAAGGCCTTCTTGCATCAATGATGAAGCCCTGTCTTCACCGCGTTAGTTGAGGTAACTACTTTCTTCTACAGATGATGAGTATCTCTTATTTCTGAGCTTAAGAGGAGCATTTGTTTATATATGGAAAGCCTAGAAAGTTGACTGCAATATTGTGTACATCAAACTCATTAGCAAGCTTGATttcatattataattttatcttaCATCTTCTGTGTAGCACTACCAATCTAAGATGCTTTACTATGTAGGTGGAGTAAAACATGGAAACAAAACATAGTAACCGACACTTCTGTTGAATTATAAGTGCTATGGTTTCAGATGGTTTTGTGTACTTTCAGTTGCACTTTATTTGTGTTTCAACGTTATTATCATATCAAGATTGCCGACAAAAAGTCTTTAATGCTGCGTTTACTTTGTCTACGGAAATCTCCAAGGCTGGACACGCCCTAAATGTTTTTGTTCCAAACTAGGTCAGAAGGCTATCGTTGTTAGCGATTGCATATCTATAATCAACAAATATATTCAAAACTAGTTTACTTGGAATTCTTTGATAATACAATAAGTTATGTTAGTTGCGATAATTGATTTTATAATCTTCATAATCACTGGCCAAAAAGACAAAGATTCGTAGTAATAGAAAATTAATTAGCCGGCATAGATTGTCAAAGCCTTGTTCAGATCATGTACTATATAATTAGCCGGCACAGATTGACTATGAACGGAAGTTACAAGATAGATTATACTCCCTCCTATCCATTAGTAGTCTAGACATTTTTTTCCAACacagaaattaagaaaaattattttaaatgggTCAAGTtaaggaaaaataaagtaggaaatgaaaaaagtagaaagaataaagaaatgtgttaatttttattaaaaatgtaaatgaTTCCACTTATCATCAAAATAGGAAAATAATCCTACTCCTGtggaaatggagggagtattattcaaGCAAAAAATTACTTCAATAATAACGCCAAATAATACACTCCCCTAAAAGTTTAAAAGACCCTCTTCCACCTTAGTAATGCTGCAATCAAATCAGATGATTGTAATAAATCAATAGTAATAATATTAGTGGAAAATAAACTAGAATAATCAAACACTAGGCGTTAGAGAGAGAAGAGTGTCCACAAAATCATCCAAAGCTTTAAGCGAAGAACCCTTACgcccaccttcctcggtcaagGCAGCTCAGATCAACTCTCCGACCGCCACCGCTTTCTTCCTCATCTCCACCGctttacttcctccgtccatcACCTCCTCAATCACTCTCTTCACATCCTCTCTACTAATCTGGCTCTCCACGCCCCTCGTCATCTCCACGCACACCCCCATCTCCTCCACCAGCATCTTCGCATTGTATCCCTGCTCCGCCGCCAGCGGCCACCCGATGATCGGCACCCCCTGGCTCAAGCTCTCCACCACCGAATTCCATCCGCAGTGGCTCACAAACGCTCCCGTTGACCGGTGGCAGAATATCTCCAGCTGCGGCGCCCATGATCGCACCACCAGCCCCTGCCCTCGCTCCTCGAATCCTTCGGGAAGCCACTCGGGCTTGAACTCGTCCCTCGAGTTGAAGCCCGTGGGCGGCCTGATCGACCAGATGAACGGCCGGCCGCTGTCCTCCAACCCCAACGCCAGCGCCATCATCTGATGCTGGCTCACCGTGTTCTGCGACCCGAAGCTGATATAGACAACGGAGTTTTCTGAGTGGGAATCAAGCCACTCCAGGCACTTCTCCGGTGTGTTTGGCGATCACGTGCGACGGCTGAGGTTGAGGGGCAGGGCATCGGTGTTCTCTGTTTTCGGGGGGAGGCCGTGATCGGCGGCGTTGAGAGGGAGCTCGGAGAAGTGGATTTGGGGGGAGTGGTTGGACGCGGCGGTTTGGAGGTAGCGGAGGTTGAGAGGGGTGGTGACGATGGTGATTTTGAAGGGGAAGCGTTGGGTGATTTGGTTGGCTAAGGCTAAGAATGGGATGAGATGGCATTGGGGCATCAATGGCAGCATTACTATGTGCTGCTCTTTTGCAACTCCCATTTTCTGTGTTTGTTAGTACAAATTTCACCACCAACCACAGTTTTATGCAACAACAGAGATTGGTTACCAATCTCTCTCGACAAGATGATGAAATCAAGAAAGTTTGTTACTGGCCGGTCCACATCCATTAGTGCTTTAATGGTGCATTTTTTTAATAGGTTCTCAATGTTATGGTTAGCTGGATTAGAAAACATGATAAGAAAGGTAGATGTGTGGGGGATGTCCATATTTTGGGGAAAGGAAAGAAATGTTTGGTATTCAACCAAAGAATATGGAAACACACTTTATTCTTGTTTGGTAATAGCCACAATTTCACAAATTTACCAAGACCTAATTTCGCCACGACACCAACTCATCCCTTGTAGACACAGCGTTTTCTTGTGATGCTCAAATTAAAGTATTCTTTTGTTAAAGAAGACGCATGCATGGATATtataatcaaaattcaaaactccGTACCCTTCTTCCTTGATATTATGAAAAGAACCATTTCTTATCTCAAAAATCAATACTGAAAAATATTGATACCGCGCCCGCCTTCAATAAAACAATTACTCCAATAAACTTAGCTTCAAAGAACAAATAGAACCGGCCAAAACGCTGCTCCTAAATCATCCAATTGTCAAATTATATTAACAAGGTCTTCATCGAGTTAATATGTATATATGGATTCATAATAatgattataaatatatatagggttttagTGAATCCAAATCTTGTATCAAAATTAAGGTCTAAAATGATTTACTACTCTTATTTGAATTACAACCTGTGCTAATTATGTCATTATTTTGGCATTGTTCGTAATGATTTTGATGGgctaattttcaattttgtctTGATTGGATTTGGCGATGACGGATGACGAGACATGGAAGAATGGTTCGAGGTGGAACTTGGTAGTGTGGTACCGTGTGGAAATGTGTAAAAAGAAGATTGGAGAAGACTAGAATGAAGCGTATGAAATCCAAAAATACAAGAAAAACTCTAAAACTTAatatttttcttcaaaactACAACCTGTCGGGCCAACCCACAACCCTACCGAGCCAACCTGTTTAACCCACCAACCCTAGTGGGCTAACCCCTTTAGCCTGTTTTAGTATTCGGgttgcgaaattacaaccctaactcACTAATTTTATTAGGCTATTCAAGTCAACCCACGTGTTTCGGTTTtagattgacatccctaattgcAACACACTTTTATATGTTGGAATATGTGTTTGGGGATGTCTATGCAATCTGAAACTTATGGCTTGACCAGAATAGTCTGCTAAATTTAGAGGGTTGGATTTTTTTAACCGATAAAATGCAACTTGATTAGTCCACGGCCTCTGTAGGGTAGACCCCAGACCAATAGATTGGTCAAGTGAATCGGACCTAGGTGCACTATTATTTATTCTTCTGTTTTGTTTGAGAATTAATttgataatatttataatataaataactgTAAAATATTaacatttcattttaaatttaattaacgATTCGCTTCCATTATCGGGCCATCGGTTGGATTCCTAAGCGCAGCTGCTTGCTCCGTTTCTTCAGCTGATGGATGTTGGGCCTGAATTAGTGGGCTCTCTCGGTAACATAATACCttagaaaacaaaaatattcaaaatcaaTATCGAGTCTCCCAATATAATTTGGTTGCGTATCTTACCTCATATGTTTCGAAACGAATTTTCCACGGATACAGATTGGACAACCCTAATTGAACTTTAGAGCATTAGCACTCATATGCTGAATATGAAATTTGTCATTTAGAGTATGTTGAGAGAAgtacaaaattatttttattgttaacTATTTATAATGTTATGAATGCTTTTTATAATCTAGTTTAGTTTATATTCTTATCtgtaatatttttatgttatttaatatatattttttattttaatatatttagttgttaatatattttcattatttgaaactctttTGTCTCGTCCATAGCACTGGTGGTAACACCAGTAAttaagaatgagagaaaaatggtaatatttgGGAAAGTGAGaatctcttttttattttttaccgatttttttattaaaaagatcAAAATTCATTTGTTTCGCACAACTTCAGGTCGCACCCCCGTGGGACTGCTAGATCGGGTCGTGGCCTCCGCAGAGGGACACCCTCTGGGACGGGTGGCGTGCAACAGTGACCCGTCCCACCGGGATAGACTAGCCTCCCTATCGGGCACCATTGCGAATGCTCTCATACTCTAATACTCATACAGTTATATACTCTATCCGTTCCATAGAAATaagtcatatttcctttttcgtctgtCTCGTAGAATAGTTCATATTCATTTATAACAACTTTTTTCTCCTTACTATCATTATGGGCCCCGCTATTTACTATATATTtccaattactttttttctctcttattttactaattatatactccctatgtccctcaagaatatgtcctctttcatttttagtctgtcccacaagaatatgcaatttctaattttggaaagtttttCTCTGTAATGTGGTGGGAcctattctccactaacaatactttatttactttttctttccacctctcttttactttatcaattttacattaaaattcatgccgACCTCAAAATGCATATTcattggggacggagggagtattaaactaCGCACCAATCCTAGATGATTTATTTATGTGGGAcgatggagtattagtttagCCAATGAAATGAACTTTGTCCGGTAGAGTCATATGTCATAAATTAAGTAATGTTTGACTAGAAAGCGATTCGAAGCGCCAACACAATATAAAcccataaaatatgaaaaaaaaatgaaatgaaaaaccACTCCTTCATTCTTCTCGTGCAAGAATCTCACATCTTCTGCTAGACAACCTGCAACTGGTTTAAATTTGATGGATATCGACCCCGAAGATGTTTTTGGCGACGAAGACGACCCCGAAAATGAATTCTACCAGGTTATATTTATCACTGAAAGCAGTTTCCTTTGCATTATGTTGCgggaaattttcaattttagtgCGGACAAATTGTTTGAAAAAATGCGCAGGAGAGAGACGCCACGAAAGAGTTTTTGGTGTATTTGGTAGACGCTTCCCCAAAAATGTTCTCCACCACTTGCCCTTCAGTaactttttcctcttttttccataatttcttttgtgttgtgttgtgtttaCTTGAGAATATGTTTGTTCTTTTACTTCATGATTTTGGGTTCGAGATTTGTAGCTACATCTTTCTTAGGTAATTTCTTATCGGTTGAGGTAATTGGTAGCAATTACTACATGATTTTCAAGCATTTATATCATTCTTCTCTTTATACAGTTTTATCCGAATTTGAATGGCATCAACCACAAGTACTATGAGCTATGCCATTTATTTGCTATATTTTTTATCCTGCAGCATTTCTTATATTGTGCATGGACTGATGGACTCATCAAAGCATGTCGTCGTTATTATAGGacagtatatatatacatatatgatGTTCTGGTATTTCTTCTAATGGGTGAATGATTAATGCTTTGCAGGAAGATCAGAAATGTGTTAGTCACTTTGAAGCTGCTATCAATAGCATATCAGTGTCCTTGAAGACTCAAATTATCAATAGGTCTTATGATGAAGTTGCTATATGCTTCTTTAATACTGTAAGCTTTGAGGCCTTTGCACTCTTGTACTTTTACCATCTTTTATGAGGAAGATGGTTACATTTTATTCGTCGTCACCTTTAGGTGCACTATTTGAACGTGGTTCTTGAACAATTATATTCGTTACattatttcaaaaaatgaatGGAGAAGGGTATAAAGGTGGAAAAACAAATACgagtaaaaaataattaaaatagttatCCATATTTTCCTCATAGCTTTTTATACTTGAACCAAGAAACACACACCTAGTTTCCCAAAAACCAAACAACATTTAGCATTCAATCGATGGAACTGAATCTTTTGCTTTTAAAACTAGTTTTTACTACTGAAGTACCATTGTCTCATGTTAGTTCCCAATGCTTGATTTATAGAAGGAAAAGAAGAATCTACAGGACTTGATTGGTGTTTATGTTTTTAATGTTCCCGAACGAGAGGATTTGGATAGACCAACAGCTAGGCTTATCAAAGAATTTGACCGCTTACAAGGTCAGTTGTGATTAGCTTTGTTTAGCTTCATTTTCAGTAATTTATTAGATTGGCGACAATATAAtggatgaaaaaaaattcaaatatgaGATCCATAATTTACTAATAACCAATCCATGAAAATTCTTATCTGTTTTTCATTCACACACAGAGTGACAATGTAAtgaaaaaattcaatattttttttaccctgAAATGTTTTCGTTCTTAATTTAGATAACATAATGACTGTAAATTTCATTCTCTGGAATTCCTTCATTTGGGTGACTAGAGGCTTATCCCTTTTGTTGATTCTTTATGAGGACAGAGTCATTCAGTAAACAAATTGGGAGTAAGTATGGCATCTTGCCGGGAACCCGTGATAATTCTCTTTACAATGCTCTTTGGGCTGCACAAGCACTATTACGGAAAGGGtatgtttatttttatcttgCAAGAGTAATTTGATACCAAATTTGGAGAATCACAATGATACCCAATTCTTTAACTTTTCatgcatattatttttgttagttGAATTGTCAGATATTTATCTTGGCCAATTTTGGTGATATATTCTATCAGGTCTACCAAAACTGCTGACAAAAGAATTTTGTTATTTACAAATGAAGATGATCCATTTGGGGATATGAAGGGAGTGACAAAACTTGATTTGATGAGAACAACAATACAACGTGCCAAAGTAATGTGTCACTCAAGCTCATGCACTTAAAATTTTGTAGATTATTCTTAAAGCTAGAAGCTTTAGATGTTTAAAAAATGCTATAATTAGCATTCGTGTGAACTGTACTGTAAATTATGAGAATATTGTAAAGTAATGTCAGGTTACTTTCAGGATGCTCAAGATCTTGGAATCTCAATTGAACTCCTCCCCTTGAGTAAACCAGATGATGACTTCAATGTGTCTACTTTTTATGCTGTGGGTTCATGTTTACAAGCTTTATCCCCCTTCGGCAATACAGTATTTATGTTCAAATTTATATAGCTGCATCTCATATGTTCAGGACTTACTGGGATTGGAGGGAAATGATCTGGCTGAGTTTAAGGCTTTAGCAGCTGAAAGGTTTGAATCCACCAGTTTTCTTTCTAATTTCCCATGTCTTATCTACAAAATCTTGCCCAAGGACTAAGATGCCTAGAATTGTAATTTTTCTTATATATGTGATCCAACTTTTTGGTAATTATTTTTTCTGATGAATCTGGTTGATTTGACATGTTCTTATGTTGTTCAATGTTCCAAGGGGAAAATAAGCAttgatgttttttatttgtaaaaatttgataaaatagtGAGATGTAATTCATCTTTTTGTGTATGTCGTTCTTTTAATTGGATAACACTGGTGATGATGGTTACAAAAATTATTAAGTTTTTGACAAGTAGCATTACCATCAAGTAATAGTActtatatttcttttcttttctttttcttccaaatGTTGCTTACTTGCTTTATGATATATGTCTCCTAGCATCAATCTTGTAATTAATAAAGGTAATAAATGCATAATAAGAATATGCTCTTGGTCTAGTATGTTAGCTGCacttcctattttatttttatgtcaaCAGAAAGCAGATTCATTGATT
Encoded here:
- the LOC121755080 gene encoding thioredoxin-like fold domain-containing protein MRL7, chloroplastic produces the protein MAFSTVNHQALISALNITSSLSPSTRAKISTPVSCSRFPSQALKHIVKRFSYNAASSSSDQNPKSERRRKKAPQTSKERKSGGENPEGSYPGIIPKKPRRGRRSEAAAVEDYIRGSLKHTLESIRKQNPEVLENMENFMKEKAASDDDSSDDEDVVDVGEKDMVVEEEDPDWPLDTEVGWGIRASEYFDQHSIKNVVGEDGTEIDWEGEIDYGLVKEINCLEWESFAFHPSPLIVLFFERYKRASDNWKVLKELEKAAEVYWKAKDRLPPRTVKVDINIEKDLAYALKAEECPQLLFLRGNKILHREKEFRSADELVQIIAYFYYNAKRPSCINDEALSSPR
- the LOC121754653 gene encoding UDP-glycosyltransferase 92A1-like yields the protein MGVAKEQHIVMLPLMPQCHLIPFLALANQITQRFPFKITIVTTPLNLRYLQTAASNHSPQIHFSELPLNAADHGLPPKTENTDALPLNPEKCLEWLDSHSENSVVYISFGSQNTVSQHQMMALALGLEDSGRPFIWSIRPPTGFNSRDEFKPEWLPEGFEERGQGLVVRSWAPQLEIFCHRSTGAFVSHCGWNSVVESLSQGVPIIGWPLAAEQGYNAKMLVEEMGVCVEMTRGVESQISREDVKRVIEEVMDGGSKAVEMRKKAVAVGELI